A DNA window from Bombus huntii isolate Logan2020A chromosome 10, iyBomHunt1.1, whole genome shotgun sequence contains the following coding sequences:
- the LOC126870646 gene encoding COMM domain-containing protein 2 produces MLLTLKPDHKKHVLLLIGYTPQVLQDFCKLALDYLQKGPNIKLYNAAAQKLDVEVSVIKNSVEGLVNLLIESCRYKLNSEDFRDSIISLGFSEQQEVILSKLYNVKKDEILDTLRDIGFKLPEYHDMEWRFEVQIASRALLKQVAPLITLDLSIKDPGKDENIEHVLLQTDPVNLSHITQQLEEALQEGYSQHIRRLSRAIK; encoded by the exons atgttattaaCATTAAAACCGGATCATAAAAAACATGTATTACTTCTTATAGGATATACACCGCAAg TTTTACAAGATTTTTGCAAATTAGCACTAGATTATTTGCAAAAAGGgccaaatattaaattatataacgCAGCAGCTC AGAAATTGGATGTTGAAGTAAGTGTAATTAAGAATTCAGTGGAAGGACttgttaatttattaatagagAGTTGTAGATATAAG CTAAATTCTGAGGACTTTAGAGATTCAATAATATCTTTAGGTTTCTCTGAACAACAAGAAGTTATATTaagtaaattatataatgttaaaaaagatgaaatattGGATACACTCAGAGATATTGGATTTAAGTTGCCAGAATACCATGATATGGAATGGAGATTTGAAGTCCag ATTGCTTCAAGAGCATTATTGAAACAAGTTGCTCCTCTCATTACTTTGGATTTATCTATAAAGGATCCTGGCAAGGATGAAAACATTGAGCATGTATTACTTCAAACTGACCCTGTTAATTTATCACACATAACACAACAATTAGAAGAGGCTCTTCAAGAAGGTTACAGTCAACACATTCGTAGACTTTCAAGAGCAATAAAATGA
- the LOC126870618 gene encoding glucose dehydrogenase [FAD, quinone]-like isoform X1 translates to MFLFLHFIIFTITSLSVFMFSNYLNVIYIFDIYKQWFFNDIHDFQLYDFIIVGAGTAGAILTKRLAEHGYTILLLEAGGVAPPFLDIPLLAPLIQNTPYDWQYITVPQQNACKGLKNNQSKWPMGKILGGTSRLNYMLYVRGHPLDYKDWFPDFIEPIKGNGGPMHITDLGWNTGLADIILKGLQELHQDIGNINDNLKTGFMKTQLSMENGKRWSTDKLLYKYLKTKLSIITHAHVEKVLMQSNRAIGVQFIALNKTFKAISKKGVILCAGAIGTPKLLMLSGIGPKKHLENLKINVINDLPVGQHLVDHVLTGIDLIMLNTSIGLSMASTLNPMSALNYFFFGKGPWTFSGVEVLGTFHSSTQKNKSDIPDLQIMVMPLGLSRDNGVVLKEAMGISEKVYKEYFAPNSYKNTITIAPVLLHPKSKGEIKLSSNNSLDPPLIDPKYLSNKDDIATLIDGLQFVKKLIETNAMKSVGATIYKKHYPGCENEIFDSTKYWECYIQHLTLTSYHPAGTCRIGDVVDEMFKVYGTKNLYVVDASVFPVLPSGNINAAVTMIAEKAARIIKHNTKVYMSHTECHKLYNYYYIPND, encoded by the exons ATGTTCTTGTTTTTacactttattatatttacaattactaGTTTAAGTGTATTTATGTTCTCTAACTACCTcaatgttatatatatttttgatatttataaacaGTGGTTCTTTAATGACATTCATGACTTTCAATTGTATGATTTTATCATTG tTGGAGCTGGTACTGCAGGTGCAATTTTAACTAAAAGATTAGCAGAACATGgatatacaatattattacTTGAAGCTGGAGGAGTTGCACCACCTTTCTTAGATATTCCATTGTTAGCTCCTCTCATTCAAAACACTCCATATGATTGGCAATACATCACTGTACCACAACAGAATGCTTGCAAGGGTTTAAAGAACaat CAAAGCAAATGGCCAATGGGTAAAATCCTTGGTGGAACTAGTAGATTAAATTATATGCTCTATGTACGAGGACATCCTTTAGATTATAAGGATTGGTTTCCAGATTTTATTG aaCCTATTAAAGGAAATGGTGGCCCAATGCATATAACTGATTTAGGATGGAACACTGGTCTTGCCGACATAATTTTAAAAGGATTGCAAGAATTACATCAAGACATTGGCAACATCAatgataatttaaaaactg GTTTCATGAAAACACAATTATCTATGGAAAATGGAAAACGGTGGAGTACAGACAAATTATTGTACAAATATCTAAAAACTAAATTGTCCATTATTACTCATGCTCATGTGGAAAAA GTATTAATGCAATCAAACAGAGCAATAGGAGTGCAGTTTATTgcattaaataaaacatttaaagCAATTTCAAAAAAAGGTGTTATTCTGTGTGCTGGTGCGATTGGTACTCCAAAATTATTAATGTTGTCTGGTATTGGACCAAAAAAACACTTGGAgaatttaaaa ATAAATGTCATTAATGATTTACCAGTTGGTCAACATTTAGTTGATCATGTGCTTACTGGAATTGATCTAATTATGCTTAATACAAGCATAGGTCTTAGTATGGCTAGTACTTTAAATCCGATGTCAGcattaaattactttttttttggaaaag GACCTTGGACATTTTCAGGAGTTGAAGTTTTGGGAACATTTCATAGTTCTactcaaaaaaataaatcagATATACCAGATTTACAAATAATGGTAATGCCACTTGGGCTATCAAGAGATAATGGTGTTGTTTTAAAAGAAGCTATGGGAATTTCCGAAAAA GTATATAAAGAATACTTTGCTCCTAATTCATATAAAAACACAATAACAATTGCTCCAGTGTTATTACATCCAAAAAGCAAAGGAGAAATCAAATTGAGTAGTAATAACTCTCTTGACCCACCTTTAATTGATCCAAAATATTTGTCAAATAAAGATGATATTGCAACTCTTATAGATG GGTtacaatttgtaaaaaaaCTTATTGAAACCAATGCAATGAAAAGTGTTGGTGCAACTATTTATAAAAAACATTACCCTGGttgtgaaaatgaaatatttgataGCACAAAATATTGGGAATGTTACATACAACATTTAACTTTAACTTCATATCATCCTGCCGGTACATGTCGAATAGGTGATGTTGTTGATGAAATGTTTAA GGTTTACGGTacaaaaaatttatatgtagTTGATGCATCTGTATTTCCGGTTTTACCAAGTGGTAATATTAATGCTGCAGTTACAATGATTGCCGAAAAAGCTGCACGTATAATTAAACATAATACAAAAGTTTACATGAGTCATACAGAATgtcataaattatataattattactatATACCTAATGATTAA
- the LOC126870649 gene encoding splicing regulator RBM11 encodes MSEDMKTLWCGNLSDKVTEEILYELFLQAGPVQNVTIPKDRNGKQRPFGFVTYKHVNSVLYALELFNGTSLFNRILNISHRKNVELPQINYSQDNFINFNNWLQLGQEMILGNDMSHLKEDSFGTNMILNTDLQMKETNNCSHKNDRRSQRTHPYHRDQHKHSNHHMDHSSTRNRNSHNSNHYSKHSYKNSRRTY; translated from the exons ATGAGTGAAGATATGAAAACTCTTTGGTGCGGAAATTTAAGCGATAAAGTAACGGAAGAAATTCTATACGAATTATTTTTACAG GCTGGCCCTGTACAAAACGTCACTATTCCTAAAGATCGTAATGGCAAACAAAGACCATTTGGATTTGTAACATATAAACACGTTAATTCTGTATTATATGCTTTAGAACTATTCAATGGTACATCTCTATTTAATCGTATTCTTAATATAAGTCATCGGAAAAATGTAGAATTACCACAAATAAACTACTCACAggacaattttataaatttcaataattggCTTCAGTTAGGCCAAGAAATGATCTTAGGAAATGATATGTCTCATTTAAAAGAAGATTCATTTGGAACAAATATGATATTAAACACAGATTTGCAGATGAAAGAGACAAACAATTGTTCTCATAAGAATGATAGAAGATCTCAACGGACACATCCTTATCATAGAGATCAACATAAACATAGTAATCATCACATGGACCATAGCTCTACTAGAAATCGTAACAGTCATAATAGCAATCACTATTCCAAACACAGTTATAAAAATAGCAGACgtacttattaa
- the LOC126870623 gene encoding serine/threonine-protein kinase grp: MTEFVDGWIFGHTLGEGAFGEVKLVINKTTGEAVAMKMVDLEKHPDAHQTVRKETTIHRMLSNPNIIQYFGKRSEPTMEYIFLEYASGGELFDRIEPDIGMPIWEAQKYFKQLISAIEYLHSKGIAHRDLKPENLLLDEHDNLKVSDFGLATIYRLQGKERCLEKRCGTLPYVAPEVLLCAYHAEPADIWSCGIILVALLSGELPWDQSLADCPEYMAWRDGKYMSLTPWKKLDNSSLSLLKNVLMHAPVTRYTIKDIKQHRWFVKKFQEAGSVEGYIRPDETDFENRRQAIQDENLTRFCLSQPELPGVENANPVEINLEERPGFSFSQPAHIEDLLLCTQVQNKQFTQTSQQNTFQRLVRRMTRFFVKTDLETTVKRLLNYLKNENYTCRINNFGTITVTANDRRKMPLVFKVNVFEMDGKILVDFRLSKGCGLEFKRIFVKIKSLLEEIILKGPITWPVAVATECMP, translated from the exons ATGACGGAGTTTGTAGATGGTTGGATATTTGGACACACTCTAGGAGAAGGGGCTTTTGGCGA agtAAAATTGGTTATAAATAAGACTACAGGTGAGGCTGTTGCTATGAAGATGGTAGATTTAGAAAAGCATCCAGATGCTCATCAAACTGTTCGTAAAGAAACTACAATTCACCGTATGCTCTCTAATCCTAACATTATACAGTATTTTGGAAAGCGTAGTGAACCTACTAtggaatatatatttttagaatatgCATCAGGTGGAGAGCTTTTTGATAGAATTG aacCGGATATTGGTATGCCAATTTGGGAAGCACAAAAGTATTTCAAACAATTAATTTCTGCTATAGAGTATCTGCACAGCAAAGGTATTGCACACAGGGACTTGAAACcagaaaatttgttattagATGAACATGATAACTTGAAAGTTTCTGATTTTGGTTTGGCAACAATATATCGTTTACAAGGCAAAGAACGTTGTTTAGAAAAGAGATGTGGAACATTACCATATGTTGCTCCAGAAGTATTATTGTGTGCCTATCATGCAGAACCAGCTGATATATGGTCATGTGGTATAATTCTTGTAGCTTTACTGAGTGGAG AACTGCCTTGGGATCAGTCCTTGGCAGACTGTCCAGAGTATATGGCATGGAGAGATGGAAAATATATGTCTCTTACACCATGGAAAAAATTGGATAATTCTTCGTTGTCTCTGTTAAAAAATGTTCTTATGCACGCACCAGTAACCAGATATACTATAAAGGATATTAAGCAACATAGATGGTTCGTCAAGAAATTCCAGGAAG CTGGAAGTGTAGAAGGATACATTAGACCTGATGAAACAGATTTTGAAAACAGAAGACAAGCAATACAAGATGAAAACTTAACAAGATTCTGTTTATCACAACCTGAATTGCCTGGGGTAGAAAATGCTAATCCAGTAGAAATTAATTTGGAAGAACGACCTGGATTTTCATTCTCGCAACCTGCGCATATAGAAGATTTATTGTTATGCACACAAGtacaaaataaacaatttactCAAACAAGTCAG CAAAATACTTTCCAACGATTAGTGCGACGTATGACAAGATTTTTTGTTAAAACAGACCTGGAAACAACTGTAAAACGTTtactaaattatttaaaaaatgaaaattatacgtgtcgtattaataattttggCACA ATTACTGTAACAGCAAATGATAGAAGAAAGATGCCTTTAGTCTTTAAAGTAAATGTGTTTGAAATGGATGGAAAGATATTAGTTGATTTTCGTTTGTCTAAAGGCTGTGGTCTAGAATTTAAACgaatattcgtaaaaattaaatctttattAGAAGAAATCATATTAAAAGGTCCTATTACATGGCCAGTTGCCGTGGCAACTGAATGCATGCCTTAA
- the LOC126870620 gene encoding splicing factor 3A subunit 3: METILEQQRRYHEERERLMDAMVKEMLYKKPGHRESINSEHRLKMLLDQYMDSTSHLQDLYEDKDGQRKEEVQALSGPNEFSEFYSRLKSIKEFYRRHPNEISIPMSVEFEELAKMRENPTEELSNLVEFTDEEGYGKYLDLHECYEKYINLKGIEKIDYITYLSTFDHLFDIPRERKNAEYQKYVESLLEYLTDYLSRVRPLLDISAELEEANNEFETQWENNTFPGWPKETGSALTHVGAHLELSAFSSWEELASLGLDRLKSALMALGLKCGGTLEERAQRLFSTKGEASLDPNLLAKNNRNRKSGKGRNSEKQKEIAHFEAQVYKLAELVSTQRVATKENVQRKQARTEGERGDSDAEASASESEEEDDNEVPYNPKNLPLGWDGKPIPYWLYKLHGLNISYNCEICGNFTYKGPKAFQRHFAEWRHAHGMRCLGIPNTAHFANVTQIEDALALWEKLKAQKQAERWQPEQEEEFEDSLGNVVNRKTYEDLKRQGLL, from the exons ATGGAAACAATATTAGAACAACAACGACGTTATCatgaagaaagagaaagattaaTGGACGCGATGGTCAAAGAAATGCTTTACAAAAAGCCTGGACATAGAGAAAGTATAAATTCGGAACATCGGTTAAAAATGCTGCTCGATCAGTACATGGATAGTACATCACATTTGCAAGATTTGTATGAAGATAAAGATGgacaaagaaaagaagaa GTGCAAGCACTTTCTGGGCCAAATGAGTTTTCCGAATTTTACTCAAGATTGAAATCTATAAAAGAATTCTATCGTCGACATCCTAATGAAATAAGTATTCCAATGTCTGTGGAATTTGAAGAACTAGCCAAAATGAGGGAAAACCCAACAGAGGAACTTTCAAATCTTGTTGAATTTACAGATGAAGAAGGTTATGGGAAATATCTTGATCTCCATGAAtgttatgaaaaatatatcaacCTTAAAGGCATAGAAAAAATAGATTATATTACATATCTATCCACTTTCGATCATTTATTTGACATAccaagagaaaggaaaaatgctgaatatcaaaaatatgtgGAGTCTCTGTTAGAATATCTAACTGATTATTTAAGTAGAGTTAGACCTTTACTTGACATAAGTGCAGAGTTGGAAGAAGCAAATAACGAGTTTGAAACACAATgggagaacaatacatttCCAGGATGGCCGAAGGAAACTGGTAGTGCTTTAACTCATGTAGGGGCTCATTTAGAACTTTCTGCCTTTTCTTCATGGGAGGAACTTGCATCTCTTGGCTTAGACAGATTAAAGTCTGCATTAATGGCTTTGGGTTTAAAGTGTGGCGGTACATTGGAAGAGAGAGCTCAAAGGCTTTTTAGTACGAAAGGTGAAGCATCTTTGGATCCAAATTTATTAGCTAAAAATAACAGAAATAGAAAGTctggaaaaggaagaaattctGAGAAACAAAAAGAGATTGCACATTTTGAAGCACAGGTTTACAAACTTGCAGAATTGGTATCAACTCAACGTGTAGCCACAAAAGAAAATGTTCAGAGAAAACAAGCTAGAACAGAAGGTGAGAGAGGAGATTCCGATGCTGAAGCTAGTGCTAGTGAgtcagaagaagaagatgacAATGAAGTACCTTATAATCCTAAAAACCTCCCACTTGGTTGGGATGGTAAACCTATACCATATTGGTTATACAAATTACATGGCTTGAATATTAGTTATAATTGTGAAATATGTGGGAATTTTACATATAAAGGACCAAAAGCTTTCCAAAGACACTTTGCAGAGTGGAGGCATGCACATGGTATGCGTTGCCTTGGTATTCCAAATACCGCACATTTTGCTAATGTGACACAAATAGAAGATGCTTTAGCTCTATGGGAAAAATTAAAAGCTCAGAAACAAGCAGAACGTTGGCAACCAgaacaagaagaagaatttGAAGATTCTCTTGGAAATGTTGTTAATCGTAAAACGTATGAGGATCTAAAAAGACAAGGTCTGTTATAA
- the LOC126870618 gene encoding glucose dehydrogenase [FAD, quinone]-like isoform X2, which translates to MFLFLHFIIFTITSLSVFMFSNYLNVIYIFDIYKQWFFNDIHDFQLYDFIIVGAGTAGAILTKRLAEHGYTILLLEAGGVAPPFLDIPLLAPLIQNTPYDWQYITVPQQNACKGLKNNQSKWPMGKILGGTSRLNYMLYVRGHPLDYKDWFPDFIEPIKGNGGPMHITDLGWNTGLADIILKGLQELHQDIGNINDNLKTGFMKTQLSMENGKRWSTDKLLYKYLKTKLSIITHAHVEKVLMQSNRAIGVQFIALNKTFKAISKKGVILCAGAIGTPKLLMLSGIGPKKHLENLKINVINDLPVGQHLVDHVLTGIDLIMLNTSIGLSMASTLNPMSALNYFFFGKGVEVLGTFHSSTQKNKSDIPDLQIMVMPLGLSRDNGVVLKEAMGISEKVYKEYFAPNSYKNTITIAPVLLHPKSKGEIKLSSNNSLDPPLIDPKYLSNKDDIATLIDGLQFVKKLIETNAMKSVGATIYKKHYPGCENEIFDSTKYWECYIQHLTLTSYHPAGTCRIGDVVDEMFKVYGTKNLYVVDASVFPVLPSGNINAAVTMIAEKAARIIKHNTKVYMSHTECHKLYNYYYIPND; encoded by the exons ATGTTCTTGTTTTTacactttattatatttacaattactaGTTTAAGTGTATTTATGTTCTCTAACTACCTcaatgttatatatatttttgatatttataaacaGTGGTTCTTTAATGACATTCATGACTTTCAATTGTATGATTTTATCATTG tTGGAGCTGGTACTGCAGGTGCAATTTTAACTAAAAGATTAGCAGAACATGgatatacaatattattacTTGAAGCTGGAGGAGTTGCACCACCTTTCTTAGATATTCCATTGTTAGCTCCTCTCATTCAAAACACTCCATATGATTGGCAATACATCACTGTACCACAACAGAATGCTTGCAAGGGTTTAAAGAACaat CAAAGCAAATGGCCAATGGGTAAAATCCTTGGTGGAACTAGTAGATTAAATTATATGCTCTATGTACGAGGACATCCTTTAGATTATAAGGATTGGTTTCCAGATTTTATTG aaCCTATTAAAGGAAATGGTGGCCCAATGCATATAACTGATTTAGGATGGAACACTGGTCTTGCCGACATAATTTTAAAAGGATTGCAAGAATTACATCAAGACATTGGCAACATCAatgataatttaaaaactg GTTTCATGAAAACACAATTATCTATGGAAAATGGAAAACGGTGGAGTACAGACAAATTATTGTACAAATATCTAAAAACTAAATTGTCCATTATTACTCATGCTCATGTGGAAAAA GTATTAATGCAATCAAACAGAGCAATAGGAGTGCAGTTTATTgcattaaataaaacatttaaagCAATTTCAAAAAAAGGTGTTATTCTGTGTGCTGGTGCGATTGGTACTCCAAAATTATTAATGTTGTCTGGTATTGGACCAAAAAAACACTTGGAgaatttaaaa ATAAATGTCATTAATGATTTACCAGTTGGTCAACATTTAGTTGATCATGTGCTTACTGGAATTGATCTAATTATGCTTAATACAAGCATAGGTCTTAGTATGGCTAGTACTTTAAATCCGATGTCAGcattaaattactttttttttggaaaag GAGTTGAAGTTTTGGGAACATTTCATAGTTCTactcaaaaaaataaatcagATATACCAGATTTACAAATAATGGTAATGCCACTTGGGCTATCAAGAGATAATGGTGTTGTTTTAAAAGAAGCTATGGGAATTTCCGAAAAA GTATATAAAGAATACTTTGCTCCTAATTCATATAAAAACACAATAACAATTGCTCCAGTGTTATTACATCCAAAAAGCAAAGGAGAAATCAAATTGAGTAGTAATAACTCTCTTGACCCACCTTTAATTGATCCAAAATATTTGTCAAATAAAGATGATATTGCAACTCTTATAGATG GGTtacaatttgtaaaaaaaCTTATTGAAACCAATGCAATGAAAAGTGTTGGTGCAACTATTTATAAAAAACATTACCCTGGttgtgaaaatgaaatatttgataGCACAAAATATTGGGAATGTTACATACAACATTTAACTTTAACTTCATATCATCCTGCCGGTACATGTCGAATAGGTGATGTTGTTGATGAAATGTTTAA GGTTTACGGTacaaaaaatttatatgtagTTGATGCATCTGTATTTCCGGTTTTACCAAGTGGTAATATTAATGCTGCAGTTACAATGATTGCCGAAAAAGCTGCACGTATAATTAAACATAATACAAAAGTTTACATGAGTCATACAGAATgtcataaattatataattattactatATACCTAATGATTAA
- the LOC126870652 gene encoding prefoldin subunit 6 gives MTNMTEEIQKNLKTEIDKYKQVQKDYHKALNQRQQLDGQLNENIAVKKELDLLKSEDDVFKLIGPVLIKQDVEEAKQNVAKRMEYISSELKRVEELITTLDKKQDTHRETLEKYQQMFQQAQVKASLSQPKA, from the exons ATG ACAAATATGAcggaagaaattcaaaaaaatttaaaaacagaAATAGACAAGTACAAACAGGTTCAAAAAG ATTACCACAAAGCATTGAATCAAAGACAACAGCTGGATGGACAATTAAATGAGAATATTGccgtaaaaaaagaattagaTCTTTTGAAATCAGAGGATGATGTTTTCAAATTAATTGGACCTGTTCTCATTAAACAAGATGTAGAAGAAGCAAAACAAAACGTTGCTAAACGAATGGAATATATCTCTTCTGAATT gAAAAGAGTGGAAGAATTAATAACGACATTAGATAAGAAACAAGATACACATCGTGAAACATTGGAGAAATATCAACAGATGTTTCAACAAGCTCAAGTGAAAGCATCCCTCTCTCAACCTAAAGCATAA
- the LOC126870633 gene encoding rhodopsin-like yields the protein MMYTFNATTPCFIGAMPPNISILTTTTEPHFARQIMRFNNQTVVSKVPEEMLHLIDTYWYRFPPLNPLWHKVLGLVMIVLGIMGWCGNGVVVYVFIMTPSLRTPSNLLVVNLAFSDFIMMGFMCPPMVICCFYETWVLGPLMCDIYAMVGSLCGCASIWTMTAIALDRYNVIVKGMSGTPLTIKRSIIQILGIWSFGLIWTILPLVGWNRYVPEGNMTACGTDYLTQDWVSKSYILVYSFFVYYTPLFTIIYSYYFIVSAVAAHEKAMKEQAKKMNVASLRSGENQGASAEAKLAKVALTTISLWFMAWTPYLVINYIGIFNRSLITPLFTIWGSLFAKANAIYNPIVYGISHPKYRAALKEKLPFLVCGSTEEQTAGGEKTSEAGGNS from the exons ATGATGTATACATTCAATGCAACAACTCCTTGTTTCATTGGAGCCATGCCTccaaatatttccattttaacAACTACTACAGAACCACATTTTGCAAGGCAAATAATGCGTTTCAATAATCAAACAGTTGTTAGTAAAGTGCCTGAGGAGATGTTACATTTAATTGATACATATTG gTATCGGTTTCCTCCGTTGAACCCATTATGGCATAAAGTCTTAGGTTTAGTTATGATAGTATTAGGTATTATGGGATGGTGTGGTAATGGTGTAGTggtttatgtatttataatgaCACCATCTCTAAGAACACCAAGTAATCTTCTTGTGGTAAATCTTGCTTTTTCCGATTTCATTATGATGGGTTTCATGTGTCCACCTATGGTAATTTGCTGCTTTTATGAAACATGGGTTCTTG GCCCCTTAATGTGTGATATTTATGCAATGGTTGGATCATTATGTGGATGCGCTTCTATATGGACCATGACAGCTATTGCTTTAGATAGATATAATGTTATAGTGAAG GGGATGTCCGGAACACCTCTTACCATCAAAAGATCCATAATTCAAATTTTGGGTATATGGTCTTTTGGTTTAATATGGACAATCTTACCTTTAGTAGGGTGGAATAG ATATGTTCCAGAGGGTAATATGACAGCATGTGGAACAGATTACCTTACACAAGATTGGGTCTCCAAGTCGTATATATTagtttattctttttttgtcTATTACACTCCATTATTCACCATTATTTatagctattattttattgtttca GCTGTTGCAGCACATGAGAAAGCGATGAAAGAACAAGCAAAAAAAATGAATGTCGCTTCTTTACGATCTGGAGAAAATCAAGGTGCTAGTGCTGAAGCAAAATTAGCAAAG gtAGCACTAACGACAATATCGCTATGGTTTATGGCATGGACACCATATCTTGTGATCAATTACATTGGAATATTTAATCGATCTCTGATCACACCCCTTTTCACAATATGGGGTtctctcttcgcgaaagcgaatGCAATATATAATCCGATCGTTTATGGAATTAG TCATCCAAAATACAGAGCCGCGTTAAAGGAAAAACTACCGTTCTTAGTATGTGGCTCAACGGAAGAACAAACCGCTGGAGGGGAGAAAACTTCAGAAGCTGGTGGAAACTCATAA